TGGACGACGTAGTTCTCGTGCTCAGATGCCGGGAACTCATGAGCTTGCACACACGAGATTGATTCACAAAAACGTAAATGGTAATATATCTATCGATATATCTATACTTATATCTATACTTATTCTATATCAAATACACAAATTAAGCTACTCACAATTGATTTTTccaggaaaacaacaaaagatgtGGACTTTAACAATGGCGTGTCTACCATGTAAAACACAAGAATGGCGTCTCTACGCAGTGGCTACACAAAGAAGCTGGAGTGCCAGATTGCACATAAACAatgcaaaaatcaaaataaatttttgtttaataattGTTTATGTACAATCTGGCACTCCAGCTTCTTGTCTATCTAGCTgtcagagaagaaaaaagcaaagGAGATGTTAAGAGAGTAGatgaaaaaacacaaaaaataggaAACGAACTTGCaaagtaatttttaatttggctTATTActatttaataaaatattcattgatGAATTTATACTAATATTATGACTGAACAAGACATTCGTGAGATCGAGTTGAAAATCAACATAAATCGCCTAACGTACATCGAAGCCAAAGAGGGAGTAACGTACATacagaagaataagaagtcGCTTAGAAAACACGTACTCAGACCAAGAAAGCGAATAATACCTACGCGCAAGACATCGTTTATTTAGTGAGAGAACTAGACAAAGTTAACAAATGGAGAGAAGAGTTTGAAACGGAATGGTAGTCTGAGAGTTAAAGTGAAGGTCACAGCGTCCATTTGGAGGAATAACAGGTTAcctatatatactatattgCTTCTGTCGCTCTCATTGCTTGCCTCTACCTTGCCCAATTTTGTAcgaacttttttattatttcttctctgTTACTTTGGCTGTGTGGTTGTGCTGCAAACTGATTGACAtgttcatttgattttcactGTAGAACaccatagaagaagaaaaattcaccATCAGTGTAGAGTGGTATGATGACATATATTCATTGGTGCGTCAATTTGTCTTGGTTTACTACCCTTCGGACAGGACAGTTGAAATGGTAAACACAATTAAAGTATAGTAATAaaacttttaaataatatttcttttatgtAATAGTACAACAgcaagcaaaagaaaacatttatgAAGAGTTCATTCTTTGAGACAGTAGCAGAAATTGATCTGTACATTTCGAACAAaattacagtttttggaagaGAACTGAAGGTGATGGAATACCTCGACTATACAACCAAAACTGAATTGGCAAAGAAATCAGAATGGTATGTAAAATGGTTATCTTAGTTCAGTGCAATTTTACGATCAAGtataaatgaatcaaatgttttttgccaTGCTCAAACCTGAAGTCATTGAGCAGATGGGAAAGGTTCTATCCTTTATTGAAGGAAACTGATTCCGATTCAACAAACTGATGCTTACCAAAATTGGTGCGAATAGAGCTGCGGAATTTTACAAGTAACACCAGGGACAAGCATTTTATGAGTATGTTTGCAACCCACTTATGTTTTATGAAATGCTTTGATCATTTATCGTTTATTGTATACACAGAAAACTTGTAAAAAACATTTCGTCCGGTCCTGTCCTCGCCATGGAACTGTTGGCCCTGTCAGCCTTCAGGTATTGGCGAGTAAGTTTGGGACCAACCGATCCAGATGTGGGCCAAATTACATCCTTTGTGCCTTGTTAAGCCACACACTCTCCAAGAAggtatatttaaaataatgttttgcCATTCGCTATAGGCAGCCAACGACTTAATCTGCGTGTGCTGATTATTTTTGCACAGAAGTTGGCGCACTCATCGCTgcaattcaacaaaataacaacaGAGTTTCAAGTAGGAAGCTTCACAGATTGAGTTCAACTAAAGCTGTGCAGTTCTTTGCTGCTTATAAAGGAGTTTGGAATGATTACCCGGTAATTCAACTCATCCTTTCTCCAATACTTTATCtttaatcaaatttattttcttatcatgcacaaatcaaacatttcaattcagGGCCAGCCGTGGCATTGGCTGTAGATTCCAATGTCAATACATTTAGAGAACTTATGCATCATGCTTATGCAAAGATTGTGTGCCAGAGGTGCCAGTATTGCCGCTAACAGAAATGCCTTCAAATGGCCATGAAGCGAGAAGCCATTCAAGAGGAGAGGCAACGCAACCAGGAAGTGGGGAGAAATGGATATGTATGCCACCAGTGGTAAGTGAAAAATCAGTATgatgattattaaaaaataaaaataagacaacTTAATTGGAGAATTTATAGGTGTACAAGGTGACATGCCAATTGACCGAGTTTTGGATGCTGAAAAACGTGTCGAGTGCAAGGACGAGACCCAGGGGAATTCAGCCACTTTACGAAACAATTTGGAAGATATCTCAAGAAATTTGAACGAAAGTAGAGTCGACAGTCATAAAGACGCACGTAGCCGAAAAAAGCAAGAAATTGTCGAGGACTTGAAGTGCAGATTACAATCGAAACTCTATCAAATGCCAACATATTCACCGACATTACAACATCCCCGTCGAAGTTCTATTAGCCCGAGATCGCGGTTAGTTCCTTCCTTAAACGAAATTACACCATAACTTTTGGCCGGGGGCTGGCGGCCGCCTGCTTTTTACCGCGCGGGGCCGGCGGGGTGGCGGCCATTTTAGTTGATGACGGTTTTTATCTTTGGCAGAATTCACTGCCAAGCACCAAACGGAAGCGATAATTTTTAATCAGCGTGGCTACCAGGAGGCACACGTTGATAGCCATCCCCGTGCCGGTGAGATCAAACGAAAAGGCGTCCGCCAAAAATTGTCCATCCACAGCAAAACAGTCCAGTCTCGAGCCTCAATTGCCCCCCACTCGAGTagcgtttttgaaaaaaaaaacagagtgCACAAGTTTGAGCATCGTCACCAGTGGAAATATTGTCGAAATCAATTGACTTCAAGCTTGTTAAAGACGAAATGTGTGGCTTGGAAATAGCCTCTTTCCAATTCACCGTCAATGGTGATGAGTTTCAAATCAACTTATGCGGAGCCATTTAAATCATCCAGGATGAAAGTAAGCTTAGAAAACTAGaataaatttcgtttttcgtGATATTCTCTTCTTGACGAAGCGACAATTCGAGTTCGACGGGCTTGCCTCTGACTTACTTGGTGGTTCCTCTTTAAGCGGCAAGAGACTAGAGAcgaagacgagaaaaaaaagaaacgacaaacAAAGCCTTTAGTCTCGTATAAAAGATGATTAACACCCCATAAATTGATGAGGAGAAACCGGCGTAAATCGGCATAATTTGGTctttgaaaaatggaaaattgcgCATCATAGATTCTTTGGCTCTCTGAATGCTTTTTATTcccatgaatttttaaataaaataacaccGATTATCACATTTCCTAATACCGAGTTTTAAAAGTCTCAAGACGTTAATTTACCTCCACGGGTCAGTCTTATCTAGTCATCCGTCACAGGATCAAAAACTTTGCATTGCTGGCTTAAATTTACTGGAACGTTCGGCGAAATTATGGGATAAGTATCGCCTTTTAGAGCGTCAGTTTGGCAATGAAAAAGCTTCAGAACTATGAATCCTTCAAAAAAGatgttaaataatttttttaaaatttgaagggGTTGGATCAAACTTTTCCGTTGAAAGTAACTCTCAAATTGCACCATTATTCACCACAGATTCTATGCTAGCTCCTGTGGAATTCCGTCATgtttaatgttttattttgttatgtgGGGATAATTTAAGATTTGTCTTTGGTGGTAAATGGCTCCGACTAGTCGAGATCATCTGTTTCAAATGTTGTcacaaaatattgaatttttcaaaatctttctGTTTTGAGAATATTTCTTATCCATGAAAATGGAACAGAATATGATAGCACTAAATTTCTGGAAAACGCTAATGAGGGCAGAAACGTCTTGAAATCCGTATTCCGCAATGTATAAATTTAActaatgagaaataaaatgaatttcaaccTAAATCGCTAGTGGCCTTTTTTATGTTTGCACCTAATTCGAtacaacataaaaattttatttttagttcctATTCTTAAATGAACAGAGCTTTGGTTAGGTTAGTGGATGATTGTGACACATTGACTAATTATTTAGAATAACAGCAGGAATTGAATTCCCAGTCGTACGTGTATCGAGATCAAAATAGTTTCATTAGGAATTTAAATCCAGTGCCAGAAACCAAATTCAAGGAATGCAGATATCAAGCAATGCAATTAATAATTCTCttgatattgaaaaaaatgtttactttAAAGATGGTTTTCTTGGTGAATGTCAAACATCTAGTTTTATCTGTTTTTACTTTAGAATCTTGTGCACGCATAAAAAAATCCCTCAACCAGGGCTTTTTATAATTCAATATCTTTGCCCGTCTTCCTTGCGGACGGTCTTCATCTTCACAAATTCAAATCACCATCATGACTTGTCATCAACATTCGTCGCCATTTCTATTAAGAATCTCATTAGCAACTTCTTCTTTCACACCGTCTATGAGGATGCATTGAGGGGATCATATCCATGGATCATATCCACCTACAGCACCTACCAGAAGCCTAAGATAGGTATGGCCGAGAGGGACTAGGGAATGCGGCTACTTGAAAGCTCTCTAAATGTTATTGGCCGAGTCAGACAGAAAATTGTcataaaaaaagtttgttaTCTCTGTATTTGAcgtggaaataaaatttcgaataaaaaCGCTGTGGCTTGATTTTCCTTTGGCTTTTggaatggttttctttttttgtttcaaattttaatatttttcgttttgtatGAGTCgtttgttgtaaaaaaaatacttggaGTCAAAAATTATGCCCATGAGATTTTTCGCTCAATTTGATACATAATCAGAAAGGTAAAGGCTGGCCACTTTAACAGTACTTTACTATGTATAGTACCATTACCATATTACAATATTTTCGCTTTGAAAATAACCACACTATAACCAACTTAATTTGTAGTTATCCAGCGATGGTGATTTAAAAAGAAGTCAGCATACTAAATGCCAGTTCACAGCCCTCTAGAGACAGTGACACAAATAAGAGGGTTATCAAGAGATTGTTGGTATTTCTGAttctaaagaaacaaaactatAGCGATTACAACTAATACAAATAAGCAACAGTACTTTCAAGACGGCTGAACTAAATTTTTAACTGTTTGTACTTATGGCAAATTAATTCAGGTGAAAAATTCCGattcaaacaaaatcattATTTAATGATGAACTCGTTTGACAACTAATATTTCTCTGGCGTTTTGGGGTGTTGTTGGGCGGCCAGTTTTGCTATTAAATTCTTGCTTTATATCACTGACAATCCAGTTGTGAAGTGTTCCTTTTGGTAAcaggaataatattttttaaattacttgaATCTAGTTTTAAAAGAAGTAATCTTAGGTTAAgtacataaatttttttctgattttttccaacaaaACTAACTCTTTGTCAGCAACTAATAttccttatttgtttttttttttcttcgtctagGCCTACTCCtcgtttgatatttttttgcgCCCATTTGGGTGTTGACAAAAATTTAAGGATACACAGCAGTCATGATGTCCAAGACGTATTCGGAAACACTGTATTCCATTTTGAGTTCTTTGAGTAATGAGGAGGTCATTTgagtgatttctttttttctagctTAATCTTTGTTATCATTATTTTATACTTTAAGAATTCGCTCTTATTCATACACCTTTTCTTGCATTGAAATAACTTCTTAATTTCTTTGTAATATCCATGTAACAACAATTACATATCTATTTCattgttattaaaatcaaaacaagggatacgttattacttatttttcagttttgcgagtctttttatgttttttctaCAGATAGAACATTTTTCGAGGGGAGCTGATTCGAAATTTCACCCTTATTAGGCAGAGTAAATTCGGATGTTGAATATCTCTAAATATGATTAGTTTCCCTCTCTCTGACACTTCAATTGGGGGCCTTGAGAAACTTCTAGGGAGTCTAGTGCCCAGCCATGACAGAAATCCTCTTTGCTTTAATATTATCCGCTctttttcacaaaaataattatgatAAAACATCACATCAGTTTACGAAGTGATAATTACTTCACCTTGAGTTGTTATTGTATAGTTTTCAGTAATTTCATCTTGAAGAAATTGTGTAAACACTccttcgtgtttttttttcagctctTATCCTTCTCAGTAGGAAAAACGATgttgtaacatttttttaagttttcctACCTCTGTAAGAGGCCTCCTGTTTAACAGACCCACAAGCTCGTAGAGAACAGTGCGGAATAGCTCCTTCGTTGGTTGTCGTGggctttttaattttctttacgTAACGCCGCATACAAAGACCATTTGGTCAAAGGGAAAGGCGTTTCGTGCGCTCCTTCGAAACGAGACATTCAAGCGAGCTGGAACTTCCTCTCCATTCCTTTCCTATGGACAAAATGTATCTCTGACGGGTCTTAATAGAGCACCTTCATCGCCAACTCTCTTTTGAACTGGCCAAGCTAGTGTCGTTATCGGTTTGAAAAATGTGAGGTGAGCTATAAAAACCCATGATCCGGTGAAAAATCAGCAGAGAATCGTCCGATGAGAATGTATCCACAAACTCCAGGTAAACTGCACAGGTTATCAGCCACGTAAAGAGCACGTCTCATGGTTTCGCAGTGCGTTTCCAGTACGAAGCATTTCTAGAAAGCCAAATAGGTCACATGCAGCCATCATAAACGAAGACGACCAAACTCAAACCAGCCCTTCAGTTGATCACCCATAATCCGTATTCTtgaactttttctctctcgccgGCATTTTTTCACATTTGCTTGGTTTTCTCTATCGGTCTTACCAACATGCTAACTGCAGAGACACATTCAAACTTCAGAATGGATTGTTccagttttgttgttgtgtggacTTGTTTATTGATCACTTCCTCACTGCTGTATAAATTTTGGAGTAACGACAGCGGCGCGGATTCTTCTGGGGAATGTCCAagtccatgaaatttggttagGACGGTCTCCTTCTCGTTCGGAAAATGACAATCTTCACCTTTGCCGCATTCATTTGTTGATGGAGAGAAAGTCGATTCTCCCACCATCAAAGGCGGCAATTTTAATGCAAGACACAGTCTTTGTGAAAATTATTGTACCAATAAAAACCGCACTTAAATATAAGCAAAAAGAACTCTTAGTTatataaaacaatatttttgacATATGGTATGCTTACCGGACACAGGGTATGCTGTTTTGGAAAATAAACAGTGGTTATTTGGAGGCGTGGAACGCGGCTCAATCCAATGTTTTTTGGTAGAAGTCCCGAACCGAAACCCAAGTTACCCTTCATGAAATAGTTTTAAAGTATTTTCTTCTTGCAATTTTAATTGTATATGATTGTTGGAAGGCTAGGGACACTCTCTCTAGATTGTAATAAAACCACAATTAAAGATTCGAAAAACGAACTCCTAGACAGATAAAACAATATTGTTGACGTAACTTTAAGGAATGttattttggagaaaaaagCCAGTGGTT
This sequence is a window from Daphnia pulicaria isolate SC F1-1A chromosome 7, SC_F0-13Bv2, whole genome shotgun sequence. Protein-coding genes within it:
- the LOC124351124 gene encoding uncharacterized protein LOC124351124; the encoded protein is MDMYATSGVQGDMPIDRVLDAEKRVECKDETQGNSATLRNNLEDISRNLNESRVDSHKDARSRKKQEIVEDLKCRLQSKLYQMPTYSPTLQHPRRSSISPRSRIHCQAPNGSDNF